TGACtgacacaaataaacaatacatgttGAGGATACCGTCATCTATTACTGTTTTTAGCTCTCCAGTATTAAAAGCTGCAATTCATGAAATGCAAGAAAATGAAACGTAAACACCCCGTCAGAGTCAACATGAAATCACGACTGCAACACAATACCGAATCATACTAAAACTAAGTATTAAATAGATGGAAGCGTAAAAATAAAGGGAATAAAATTTGTTTGCACACACTTCCGTACCTGGGTGCTGAGCCTCTGGTGGTGTATTTGGGGATGTGACCTCCACCCAGGGTTTGTCATACACTCTCAGGCTTTCGGCGCTGACGTAGATGTTCACTATCCTCTCCTTGTCGTCCTGATCACAGTAAACCTGGTTGATGATCCCAGGCTGAGCGTACAGGTCCCCCGACATGTTTGGGCTTATATAACTTTCTGCTGGTAGAGTTTGTTTTTAATCAGTTGTGTCTGCTTTCTGAATGAGAATGGACATCCACACTGATGACTGCCGAAAGGGGAAGAGCAAAAAAACAGGAAGTTGATAATTACTGTTTTAGCATTTGTTCCTCCTAAATTCACTCGGTCATCAGTGACCTTTGATATTTGCTTTGTTGTCCATAACTGTTACCATGGAATGTAAAAGCAAATATACACTAAATGAACCAAAACAGAGACAACAATGAGTGGGCCTtctggctttttttcttttcttattaaaATACACTTGCCGCTTTTAGTTAATAGTATATACTAGCTCTAAAGTGCTTTtatctgtttgttgtttaccatatttatttattattatgtttatgctttttattatatattttttattatactcTATGTCTATGTCTATTTCACCGAGTCAAATTTCTTGAATGTGCTACACACTTGGCAGATAAATGACTCTGATAATTACTTTTGAAGGCTTTAGTTTATCTTAAGAAATGATATCTTGTGTACGATGACATTTTAGCTTTTCACATATATTGCTGTGTCGTGGTTTACAATGcacatacattatttaaatacgGTGACATTTCCACAACTCACACTAAGTCATACGTGTtgaatgtgtgtacatgttgtagTACATTCCTGTTAAAGCCCCCGCTCACCCAGTCTACCCACACAGGTAGACCTGCGCTTCACGGGGACATCCCGTGATCCCCAGCAGAACTCCACCCAACTAGAGGGCCAATCAGCataagtgaaaacacctgtaTGGGTGTGGAGCATCTTCAATACCCGTCCATTAAAACTTCATAGAGCCGTTGCGCTATAACTGAGCTTCTGACTAACAGAGCTGCGCTTAACATGTCCATTAAAATGGAGCTTGGCGGTGTAAAGCACAGGTTCAGCTGGACCGGTCGCCTGAGCCATCCACCATTTTCCAGCGCATCTCATCATTGTGTAGTCTGACggcttcccagcatgcactagGACAATAGAATTATCATTGGGATGATCATTGTATTGGTGTTGCTGCACTGTTACCGGTGTCACATGATCTGGTGTTCACTTTGACAATGAGGGTGAGAATGGGTCAAATGTccccatgttcaccatcattaCGTATACTTATCAACtatgttttttaattgtttccccATGGTTCATATTTGATTACCATTATTTTTTCACTATTACCACAATAACATTAGATAACATTTATTGATTTAATGAATTGGGGTGGGGAACAATGGATTCACCTGCAGGTATGGTACAGCCTATTGAGTCCAGCAGATGTGAGGGTCTTTGGCTGTGGAAATGCGTTGGATGTCAGTGTGTACCTCTATCCACATGAGGGAATGCAAAGAGCTATGGGTTGTGTTTTAAGAAAAGTGAGGTCAGGTGCGCATCAGATGTAAATATCCGTTACTTTGAGTTAAGTTTCTCTAAATTAAGTTACTCTCAGTTTAACTGAGTtaactgtttatttgttttcacttgTTTGTACATATTATTTGTTAGCCTGTGTAAAGTAACTAGTTATCTATCTATTCACAGTAAATGtgaaaagtctctctctctctctcgctctctcgttgTGTAAGGTTTACATCTCATATCTgtactgaatagcaacagatcactgacaatacaaataaaaataactctAGTATGAATCGAATAGTATTATCTATTTGTATACGCataattttttattacattacagCGGTAACAAATAATGAATCAATTCATTATTATTGAAATTGAGCTCAGAGACTTTTTTGTACATCAAGAGGAGGTGAATGTACAGTATTGACATTTTACATATGAGAGAGCAAAACAAATCTGCAACCAGTTAAAGAAtgcacaataataaataatgggGTGGGCCTTGGCTGATTAGTAGAGCTACCAATCCCCTAATCGGTAAGACGTTGAACCTCAAATTGCTCCTGAATCTTTgccatccgtgtgtgtgtgcaggtaagTTTAGAACTGATGGGCAGGTGGTAACTTGCATGGCAGCCTCGGCCATCAAtgtgtgaatgtttgtgtgaatgttgacatgcactttgagtggtcagaagacaaGAAAGGCAGAACATTTTATTCATGTACTTTCTCACAGGTAAAGTAAAGTTCTGTATCACAGGTCATATCATTCCAGTTGTTCATGTCTGAAGATGCTGACATATGAACACAGTCTTCGTTGTTATTATGATTATCCGGCTGTTTGGGTTTCCAGTACCTAGAGATGAACAAAGATGTTAAGCTTTACAAATGAATACTGTTAACATTGTTCTTTCAGAGCATGTTATAATGAGGTGAGGTCCCACATCATCAAGATTTTAAcagaaaatataatataaacaaaaaCGTAAGCCTTAGGTTTCCGATTATGGATAATTTCTTTGCTTGCATGGACACCAGTTATTTAATCTTTGATgtcaatgtataatatatatatataataaataaagtacaGCAGAGCTAATCTCTGCATCATATATGTTAGTTAATCGTTTAGTTAAGACTTTTGGGAGCCCTGTTTGTAAATTGATCAGTTAATTAAAtagacattgttttttttccttcctgttCTAAGACATTTTGATTGTGGCACAGTGTCAATGAATAAGAAATTGGAAAAAGTCTTACGTTTTGTTCAGATCCGTTCCATCAACCCATTTCCAAACACCCTCGGTCTCTCTATCAGTCAGACCAATCCATCTATTCTGTTCGAACGATGTGATAAACATCTAGATTTCAAAGAGAATTATGAATTAAGTATCATTCTTTATTTACTGTCACTCCAAAGAGATTAGGTGCCTTCCTAATGACACCCACCTGTCATGTCACTGTAAGAGAAGCACTGGAGTCTCACTTCCCTTTTTGTACATATCCGGAAGGAATGAACCTGCTTCCCTGTACTAACCTTACATTAGTTCCCACTTCCACCTTTTGAAAAGGCTAAATGACCACTCTTGTCaaccatataaaaaaaaatcgaaATAAGTAAAAATATATGTTGCTTACTCCGTTTATTGAAAATAATAGGTTTGTTTTACTCCTGTGTTGATATGTATTTCTGATGCAAATCTTGAATATGTATCAGAAACCATCAATGACACTGTAAAAGTAATACATTTGGAAAGGGAAGCAGGTTTTATATTTTGgtagcatttaaaaaacatttaaaaacaagattATCTACTTTGGTTAAAAtgacagactttttttttcattccacTCACCTGTTCCTCATCGCTTGATATGATCACCAGCTGTGCATCATAAAGTTGACAGGCCGTGTTGCTGACACTCCAGTTTGCCATTGAGGTAGATGTGAAATAACAACTGTTGCCAAACCTTTTCCACGTACAGCAAGATGTTGTCTCTGTTTACCAACACAACATGATATGCCTTCTGTCAAAATAATACTGTATATAACCTGGTATCAAGTTAAAAGACAAAACACTACAGAGCATGAGGCAAACTTCCCTATTTTGCATTTATATCCCGTTGGTCATCTGTCTGAATTAGCAAAAAACCTCTTAAATACCGAAACAATGGAAAGCTACACAATATTTGGTTGAACATTGAAAGAAATGTACTAATTCATATTAATTCTGAGAGTTAGATGATAAAATTCACACTACTGACAAGTactgtaaatatgaagctataCTGTCAGCAgttagttagcttagcttcagcATAAAGACTGTAAAGGAAACAGCTGTTTGAGGCTCACTCAACCAGCCTGCTCAAGCTGATTACAAAAATCAAAGTGTAGAAATGACAATAGCCATTTTAGGGGCGTAAGGTAAGGGGCTAAGCTTAgatatcatttaaaaatgtcaacatATTCCTTTGATGAAAATTATTATTCCCTTTTTTCACTCACCATCCACCAGTTTTTGCAGTTCATCTCTCTCTTTGATGAGGTTGTTGTTCGCAGCCTCCAAATGGTCTTTCTCGTTCTCCAACTGGTTTGCCTTTAGGGTCAGGTTGTGATAGAGGCCTTTCATTTCGCTGTAACTCGTCCGTAGTTTGTCTCTCTCGCCGTTCAGGTTGGCATTTTCCACCCACTGTCCATTTCTCTCTAGAATAACTGCCACAACAAAGAACTAACATGTGAAGGGCTCAGATCTCTGAcatcatatgtatgtatatatatatctatatattggcTAGAATAGATGAATTTGTAAAACATACATAGGACCACCAGGATAATGACCGCCGCCAGAAGGAGAAGACACAGCAGCCCCAGAAGCACTGCACCGGCTCTGAACACACTTCTCTTTTCTGAACTGACATCGACTGAAGCGGCTGTGGGCACAAATTAACAGTGCTGATGAGAGCTGACAATTATTACCCATGTTATTGAACAATTATTTTCAGCCATCCATGTTTAAA
The nucleotide sequence above comes from Pseudoliparis swirei isolate HS2019 ecotype Mariana Trench chromosome 24, NWPU_hadal_v1, whole genome shotgun sequence. Encoded proteins:
- the LOC130190256 gene encoding C-type lectin domain family 4 member E-like, yielding MTEDIYAKPDFTKKIRFQTDVKEDRNPDVHHDIDDVRIYDNYCAEEITPPEKSQDNTTKEQQQTASVDVSSEKRSVFRAGAVLLGLLCLLLLAAVIILVVLFILERNGQWVENANLNGERDKLRTSYSEMKGLYHNLTLKANQLENEKDHLEAANNNLIKERDELQKLVDETTSCCTWKRFGNSCYFTSTSMANWSVSNTACQLYDAQLVIISSDEEQMFITSFEQNRWIGLTDRETEGVWKWVDGTDLNKTYWKPKQPDNHNNNEDCVHMSASSDMNNWNDMTCDTELYFTCEKVHE